A genomic window from Agreia sp. COWG includes:
- a CDS encoding GNAT family N-acetyltransferase: MLLEPRLVECTADDPTAAVLFAAQEQEVMRRYGEDDPGPRPAATDPTLLLYVGDDAVGCVVMAPGDEFGEIKRMFVEEPARRKGYSRLLLSAAEDLARREEITTLRLETGTEQPESMGLYARSGYAPIPCYGYWKDDPAVRCFEKQLESA; encoded by the coding sequence ATGCTCCTTGAACCGCGCCTAGTTGAATGCACCGCCGACGATCCCACCGCCGCTGTGCTCTTTGCTGCTCAGGAACAAGAAGTGATGCGACGATACGGCGAAGATGACCCTGGGCCCAGGCCAGCTGCCACCGATCCCACGTTGCTGCTCTACGTGGGTGACGATGCGGTCGGTTGCGTCGTCATGGCCCCAGGTGATGAGTTCGGCGAAATCAAGCGAATGTTTGTCGAGGAACCGGCGCGGCGGAAGGGTTACAGCCGGCTCCTACTCAGTGCCGCGGAAGACCTCGCGCGCCGCGAGGAGATCACTACTCTGCGACTCGAAACAGGCACCGAGCAACCGGAGTCAATGGGCCTGTATGCCCGATCTGGTTACGCCCCGATCCCCTGCTATGGGTACTGGAAAGATGACCCGGCAGTGCGGTGCTTCGAGAAGCAGTTAGAGAGCGCCTGA
- a CDS encoding N-acetyltransferase → MPIILVPINAQRFPAWKERCHAEYKADLIAAGEALHVADQHATGSLERAFPDGAPAADNAVFDLVHDEDGTVGYVWIGRDSSGDPTSWWVWDVLVEPEYRGKGYGRAAMRLAERHAREAGARTLGLSVFGHNEAARGLYESVGYETTTVKMRKQL, encoded by the coding sequence ATGCCGATCATCCTGGTGCCAATCAACGCGCAACGGTTCCCCGCGTGGAAGGAACGATGCCACGCCGAGTACAAAGCAGACTTAATCGCGGCTGGTGAGGCGCTACACGTTGCCGACCAGCACGCCACCGGCTCTCTCGAGCGCGCCTTTCCCGATGGCGCACCCGCCGCGGACAACGCTGTGTTCGATCTCGTCCACGACGAAGATGGCACCGTTGGATACGTCTGGATCGGTCGCGACAGCTCAGGTGACCCCACTTCGTGGTGGGTCTGGGACGTTCTAGTCGAGCCTGAGTACCGCGGCAAGGGCTACGGACGAGCGGCGATGCGGCTCGCTGAGCGCCATGCCCGAGAGGCAGGCGCACGGACGCTGGGTCTGAGTGTGTTCGGCCACAATGAGGCCGCGCGCGGACTGTACGAGTCGGTTGGGTATGAAACAACGACCGTCAAGATGCGAAAACAGCTCTGA
- a CDS encoding RNA polymerase sigma factor produces MRRRPITSEQRAWVESVVEDQADDLLRYLRRRVNQPEDAADLLGQVLLTVWAGADRVPATAQDARMWCFGIARNVSRESYRHAAKKLALADELRDDLRLTAGEDNSAAIVAEAGLRAENVRRAVGTLDERSRELIRLVHWDGFSIAEAARLMAMNESTARTRYGRALRRIEGQLHNVPANTGRRDPASVQDRPNPALDGGQ; encoded by the coding sequence ATGCGCCGCCGACCAATTACTTCTGAGCAGCGCGCCTGGGTCGAGAGCGTCGTCGAGGACCAGGCCGATGACCTTCTCCGCTATCTGAGGCGTCGAGTGAACCAGCCCGAAGATGCGGCGGATCTGCTCGGCCAGGTGCTGCTTACGGTCTGGGCGGGCGCCGATCGAGTGCCGGCGACAGCACAAGACGCTCGAATGTGGTGCTTCGGTATAGCCCGTAACGTGAGCCGAGAGTCCTATAGGCATGCTGCCAAAAAACTGGCTCTCGCGGACGAGCTGCGGGATGACCTTCGACTCACCGCGGGCGAGGACAACTCTGCAGCGATCGTCGCAGAAGCTGGTCTGAGGGCAGAAAATGTGCGTCGAGCGGTAGGCACCCTAGATGAGCGGTCTCGTGAGCTCATCAGACTCGTGCATTGGGACGGGTTCAGCATTGCAGAGGCTGCTCGTCTGATGGCAATGAACGAGTCCACCGCCCGCACTCGCTACGGACGAGCGCTGCGGAGAATCGAGGGCCAGCTCCACAATGTGCCGGCTAACACCGGCCGCCGAGACCCGGCGTCCGTGCAGGATCGACCGAATCCTGCGCTCGATGGCGGGCAGTAG
- a CDS encoding MFS transporter codes for MSFALAGLAGAATLTAASAPSPLYPVYQRLWGFSSFILTVIFAAYVVALLVALLTVGSLSDRIGRRPVASASLVLLTLGMVLFAMADSTGALVAARLVQGFAVGAATGTFTAMIIDKAPSARSGSLVSSAIPSLGIAIGAVLAGALVEFAPFPRQLVFWILAVSYLVIAALIWLVPERVRPDSPTAHSIWRSLLPSIGLPPAARSIFFALVPSIAATWALGGLYLSLGSSILGTVLGVQSHFTIGLVLGVFFIAGTVGTAISAFLPPRLGTLFGYGTLVLGVLITIAALVMAGTPLYIVGSAIAGLGFGATFRLAVGALGEAAPDAERGQVFSTMYIVSYIAFSVPALVAGLAVERFGLEPTAIVYGALDVALVVIAIVAGLVRTRHQAAGVPDGASASPPRPVSP; via the coding sequence ATGTCATTTGCGCTCGCTGGCCTCGCCGGTGCGGCGACGCTGACCGCCGCATCGGCTCCGTCTCCGCTCTACCCCGTCTACCAACGGCTCTGGGGCTTCTCATCGTTCATATTGACGGTTATCTTCGCGGCCTACGTCGTCGCGTTGCTCGTCGCTCTGCTCACGGTCGGTTCTCTGAGCGACCGGATCGGGCGCCGCCCCGTCGCGTCGGCCTCTCTTGTTCTGCTGACCCTCGGCATGGTTCTCTTCGCAATGGCCGACAGTACGGGCGCTCTGGTAGCGGCGCGACTCGTGCAGGGTTTTGCGGTCGGTGCCGCCACCGGCACCTTCACGGCGATGATCATCGACAAAGCGCCGAGCGCCCGCTCCGGTTCGCTTGTCAGCAGCGCGATCCCGTCATTGGGAATCGCGATCGGAGCCGTGCTCGCCGGCGCGCTGGTCGAATTCGCGCCCTTCCCTCGGCAGCTGGTGTTCTGGATCTTGGCTGTCAGCTATCTGGTCATCGCCGCTCTCATCTGGCTGGTTCCAGAACGCGTCCGCCCAGACAGCCCCACAGCCCACTCGATCTGGCGGTCGCTCCTGCCGAGCATCGGGCTTCCTCCCGCTGCAAGAAGCATCTTCTTCGCCCTTGTCCCGTCGATCGCCGCGACCTGGGCCCTGGGCGGCCTTTACCTGTCACTCGGGTCGTCGATCCTCGGCACCGTACTCGGCGTGCAGAGCCACTTCACCATCGGCCTCGTGCTCGGGGTCTTCTTCATCGCCGGTACGGTCGGCACAGCCATCTCGGCATTTCTTCCCCCGCGCCTGGGCACGCTGTTCGGCTACGGAACACTGGTTCTCGGGGTGCTGATCACGATCGCGGCACTCGTCATGGCCGGTACGCCGCTGTATATCGTCGGTTCGGCGATCGCGGGTCTCGGTTTCGGTGCGACCTTCCGCCTCGCCGTCGGCGCGCTGGGTGAGGCAGCTCCGGATGCCGAGCGTGGACAAGTTTTCTCGACGATGTACATCGTCAGCTATATCGCTTTCAGCGTCCCGGCGCTGGTGGCGGGCCTCGCCGTCGAGCGCTTCGGCCTCGAACCCACCGCGATCGTGTACGGGGCGCTGGATGTCGCTCTGGTTGTGATCGCGATCGTTGCTGGTCTCGTCAGGACCCGTCATCAGGCTGCGGGGGTTCCGGATGGCGCCAGCGCCTCCCCGCCACGGCCCGTTTCGCCTTAG
- a CDS encoding TetR/AcrR family transcriptional regulator: MSSAEASTRPGGRSARVLNAIYTSVGELVGEGTEKITFPLIAERAGVNPTTLYRRWDDIDALLEEVAVAALTREGDPIPDTGTLETDLTEWALIITKDISRPHRTRYLRAMVAARAEIVSSCSVMERRREQAAEMVRRASGRGQEAPTVGQILDHIVAPLYHHVVFALPVDEDYARLLVRDVLSMVR, encoded by the coding sequence ATGTCATCTGCTGAAGCGTCGACTCGGCCCGGTGGTCGGAGTGCGAGAGTTCTGAACGCGATCTACACCTCCGTGGGCGAGCTCGTCGGTGAGGGAACCGAGAAGATCACCTTTCCACTCATCGCCGAGCGCGCAGGAGTCAACCCGACCACGCTGTATCGCCGATGGGACGATATCGACGCTCTGCTCGAAGAGGTCGCCGTCGCGGCGCTGACGCGAGAGGGTGACCCGATTCCCGACACGGGCACCCTCGAGACGGATCTCACGGAGTGGGCACTCATCATCACCAAGGACATCTCGCGGCCACACCGCACACGGTATCTGCGAGCGATGGTGGCAGCGCGCGCTGAGATCGTCTCGAGTTGCTCTGTGATGGAGCGGCGGCGCGAGCAGGCGGCGGAGATGGTGCGTCGGGCATCAGGGCGTGGACAAGAAGCTCCGACCGTCGGGCAGATCCTTGACCACATCGTCGCACCGCTCTATCACCATGTCGTCTTCGCCCTTCCTGTCGACGAGGATTATGCACGGCTACTCGTTCGCGACGTGCTCTCGATGGTGCGCTGA
- a CDS encoding MFS transporter, whose amino-acid sequence MYEPTTSPAAAAPPQRLRDAWIPLAGLSAVFLFEMLDNSVLNVALPTIGRELTASTASLQWVSGAYSVAFGGLMLLFGAVADRVGRRRVMLVGLTLLAVVSILTLFVTSVEQLIPVRALMGLAAAMTTPGSMALAFRLFDDDDLRVRALTVISTAGLVGLAVGPTIGGFVLAVAPWQVLILANAPIAVVALLGIRAGIAADHRTGLHLDPVDVIGAVLGTATVVGILLTPTLFVAGTDVALAWGAAVATVAAAVGFVARQRTARHPLLERRLVAQPLVASGLAYKAAAGLAMAGLSYMVTLQLQFAWGWTPALAAVGTLPQVVVLLASGRFVGPFVKRAGLDRAAWMSAAAVIAGLAVFALLGRFGYPWVLVALVLVAAGMRVVGVVAGNNVLRGLPGDRTSVGAALVDTASEIATAVGIAATGTILAALVGSGIATMTFTSDQLASFQQAILIAGLTITALAAALVCIGIHRSRRTPAQPTTQEPSYV is encoded by the coding sequence ATGTACGAACCCACCACCTCTCCAGCCGCAGCGGCCCCACCGCAGCGTCTCCGCGACGCGTGGATTCCGCTGGCCGGCCTCTCGGCGGTGTTCCTGTTCGAGATGCTCGATAACTCCGTCTTGAACGTGGCGCTTCCGACCATCGGGCGCGAGCTGACGGCGTCCACTGCGTCGCTGCAATGGGTCTCGGGCGCGTACTCGGTCGCGTTCGGCGGTCTGATGCTGCTTTTCGGCGCGGTCGCAGACCGTGTCGGCCGACGTCGGGTGATGCTCGTCGGCCTGACGCTGCTCGCGGTCGTGAGCATCCTGACCCTGTTCGTCACCTCGGTGGAGCAGCTGATCCCCGTGCGGGCGCTGATGGGGCTCGCCGCGGCGATGACGACGCCGGGATCGATGGCGTTGGCGTTCCGCCTGTTCGATGACGACGACCTGCGCGTGCGCGCCCTGACGGTCATCTCGACCGCGGGGCTGGTCGGCTTGGCCGTCGGGCCCACCATCGGCGGGTTCGTGCTCGCCGTGGCACCGTGGCAGGTGCTCATCCTCGCCAACGCGCCCATCGCGGTGGTCGCCTTGCTCGGGATCCGAGCCGGGATCGCTGCCGATCATCGAACCGGCCTCCACCTCGACCCCGTCGACGTTATCGGCGCCGTCCTGGGCACGGCGACCGTCGTCGGCATCCTTCTCACACCGACCCTGTTCGTCGCCGGCACCGACGTCGCTCTGGCCTGGGGCGCAGCGGTGGCCACCGTGGCCGCAGCGGTCGGCTTCGTCGCCCGACAGCGCACCGCGCGCCACCCGCTGCTGGAGCGGCGTCTCGTCGCACAGCCGCTGGTCGCCAGCGGCCTGGCCTACAAGGCGGCGGCCGGGCTCGCGATGGCCGGGCTGTCGTACATGGTCACGCTGCAGTTGCAATTCGCCTGGGGGTGGACACCGGCCCTCGCCGCCGTCGGCACGCTGCCGCAGGTCGTGGTGCTTCTCGCGAGCGGCCGCTTCGTCGGTCCGTTCGTGAAACGGGCGGGCCTCGATCGAGCGGCCTGGATGAGCGCTGCCGCCGTGATTGCCGGACTCGCCGTATTCGCACTCCTCGGCCGATTCGGCTACCCCTGGGTGCTGGTCGCCCTCGTGCTCGTCGCCGCAGGGATGCGGGTGGTCGGAGTCGTCGCCGGAAACAACGTGCTGCGCGGCCTTCCTGGGGATCGCACCTCCGTCGGGGCGGCTCTGGTCGATACGGCCAGCGAGATCGCGACCGCTGTCGGGATCGCCGCGACCGGCACGATCCTCGCCGCTCTCGTCGGCAGCGGTATCGCGACAATGACCTTCACCTCGGATCAGCTCGCGTCATTCCAGCAGGCGATCCTCATCGCGGGCCTGACCATCACCGCCCTCGCGGCCGCGCTCGTCTGCATCGGTATCCACCGTTCGCGCCGCACCCCCGCCCAGCCCACCACCCAGGAGCCTTCCTATGTCTGA
- a CDS encoding alpha/beta hydrolase fold domain-containing protein, which produces MSDLMPRPPFDPELATFLAALEARGPLTLTTEMLPRMRVLDITEEALDERLRSRGYERRTLTVPGHLGDPITLAVIQRIGRTGVTSAVYTIHGGGMMFGHYLGNLDLYDDWLLDDHDIVLISIDYRLAPEYPDPYPVEDCYAGLVWVHAHARELGIDPERIVIAGQSAGAGLAAGTALLARDRKGPALLAQILVSPMLDDRDSTVSTRQIDGVGVADRQMTCFGWDAYLGARRAGGDVSIYAAPARATDLSGLPRTYIDCGSAEVFRDETVAYATGLWAAGGDAELHVWPGAFHGFTSMMPTATISVSATAALADWTRRLLGSGARQGMI; this is translated from the coding sequence ATGTCTGACCTCATGCCCCGCCCTCCGTTCGATCCTGAGCTCGCCACATTCCTCGCCGCCCTCGAGGCACGCGGGCCGTTGACCCTGACCACCGAGATGCTGCCCCGGATGCGCGTACTCGACATCACCGAAGAAGCGCTCGACGAGCGGCTGCGGTCCCGCGGATACGAGCGGCGAACGCTGACGGTGCCCGGCCACCTCGGGGATCCGATCACCCTCGCGGTCATCCAGCGGATCGGCCGAACCGGAGTCACGAGCGCGGTGTACACGATTCACGGCGGCGGGATGATGTTCGGCCACTACCTCGGCAACCTCGACTTGTACGACGACTGGCTGCTGGACGACCACGACATCGTGCTCATCAGCATCGACTACCGCCTTGCCCCTGAGTACCCCGACCCTTATCCGGTCGAGGACTGCTACGCCGGGCTCGTCTGGGTGCACGCCCACGCCCGCGAGCTCGGCATCGACCCCGAGCGCATCGTGATTGCCGGGCAGAGTGCCGGCGCCGGGCTCGCCGCCGGCACCGCCCTGCTCGCTCGCGACCGGAAAGGGCCGGCGCTCCTGGCGCAGATCCTGGTGTCACCCATGCTCGACGATCGCGACTCCACCGTGTCGACAAGGCAAATCGACGGTGTAGGGGTCGCGGATCGGCAGATGACCTGCTTCGGCTGGGACGCCTACCTCGGCGCCCGACGAGCAGGCGGGGACGTGTCTATCTACGCAGCACCCGCGCGAGCGACCGACCTCTCCGGACTCCCGCGCACCTACATCGACTGCGGAAGCGCGGAGGTCTTCCGCGACGAGACGGTCGCCTATGCCACCGGGCTGTGGGCTGCCGGTGGTGACGCGGAGCTGCACGTGTGGCCGGGAGCATTCCACGGCTTCACGAGCATGATGCCGACCGCCACCATCTCGGTGAGCGCAACCGCAGCGCTGGCCGACTGGACCCGGCGACTTCTCGGTTCAGGTGCCCGCCAAGGGATGATCTAA
- a CDS encoding CynX/NimT family MFS transporter: protein MPDSRRLPLWAGRTAALVGIVLVAFTLRQAVAAISPIVGDIRVDIPLSNLDVGWLGTLPPLLFAASGFIAPRVARRLGLDGGIVLALLLMTVGHLLRAFAPGVAVLLVGSIIAFAGTGIGNVLLPSVVRRYFPDRVALLTAVYACIVGVSTAVPAALSAPIAQQAGWRFSLGVWSVTSIAALIPWLVIFVQERRKRASDATIDEPPRPTLVTGLWRSRVAMSITLVFSTSTILTYASFAWLPEILGDIAGSTPTEGGVLLAVTGLISVPGALLAPLFVARLRNVGWLIAAGTVSFVIGYLGLLLAPAPLTLLWVLLIGLGSILFPVCLVLINARTRTPAGTVALSGFAQGVAYALGALGPLLVGLFHDLSGGWTVPLLFLLAVALAAIIPAITLAKPAFVEDELAR from the coding sequence ATGCCCGATAGTCGTCGCCTCCCACTATGGGCAGGGCGCACGGCAGCGCTCGTTGGCATCGTTCTCGTTGCCTTCACACTGCGCCAGGCGGTGGCGGCGATATCGCCGATCGTCGGCGACATCCGCGTGGACATTCCCCTTTCGAACCTCGACGTCGGCTGGCTCGGAACCCTGCCACCTCTTCTCTTCGCAGCATCCGGGTTCATCGCGCCTCGTGTCGCTCGCAGGCTCGGTCTTGACGGCGGCATCGTTCTCGCCCTGCTGCTCATGACCGTGGGCCATCTCCTTCGCGCGTTCGCACCAGGAGTCGCGGTGCTGCTCGTCGGCAGCATCATCGCGTTCGCCGGGACGGGGATCGGCAACGTGCTTCTACCCTCTGTTGTCCGGCGCTACTTCCCCGACCGGGTGGCCCTGCTGACCGCGGTCTACGCCTGCATCGTCGGGGTGAGTACCGCGGTGCCAGCCGCCCTCTCGGCGCCGATAGCCCAGCAGGCCGGCTGGCGATTCTCCCTTGGCGTCTGGTCGGTGACGTCGATCGCCGCGCTCATTCCGTGGCTTGTCATCTTCGTGCAGGAACGCCGCAAGCGAGCGTCGGATGCCACTATCGACGAGCCTCCGCGTCCCACCCTCGTCACGGGTCTGTGGCGGTCCCGAGTGGCGATGTCGATAACCCTCGTGTTCTCGACCAGCACGATCCTCACCTATGCGAGTTTCGCGTGGCTGCCCGAGATCCTTGGTGACATTGCTGGGTCGACACCGACTGAGGGTGGCGTGCTGCTCGCCGTCACCGGTCTCATCAGTGTGCCCGGCGCGCTCCTCGCCCCTCTTTTCGTCGCACGGCTAAGGAATGTCGGCTGGCTGATCGCCGCCGGCACCGTCAGCTTCGTGATCGGCTACCTCGGCCTCCTGCTCGCGCCCGCGCCACTCACCCTGCTCTGGGTACTGCTCATCGGCTTGGGATCGATACTCTTTCCGGTCTGCCTCGTGCTCATCAATGCCCGCACCCGAACCCCCGCCGGCACTGTCGCACTCAGTGGCTTCGCCCAGGGGGTCGCGTATGCGCTCGGCGCGCTCGGCCCGCTGCTGGTCGGGCTGTTCCACGACCTCAGTGGCGGGTGGACCGTGCCGCTGCTGTTTCTGCTCGCTGTCGCCCTTGCGGCAATCATCCCCGCGATCACGCTTGCCAAACCCGCTTTCGTCGAGGATGAACTCGCCCGCTAG
- a CDS encoding MerR family transcriptional regulator, with protein MHPFPTPPREVLIGDAAAFVGITPRAIRHYHQFGLLPERERGGDGRRRYGYEEIIRLLWIRRMADAGIALDDIRDAFAGAAPGGVGNGDDVADVLARLEDTLAAQETELRRKRASVQRMRTLGSRLGLLDDIVSHRLEAAPEGSLRQADLDTLLVTERIFGPLGAVMQAGRFVALALDPALRAESDRVDAREEALDDTVAVDDPRVAQVAAERHAFETALMRLIEESGQLEEDDAIFDAWDESHPPEAARPVPDPDTVRSAGARSAAEIIWSMPYDFSPARNRSMELAVQLGAAAAATP; from the coding sequence ATGCACCCGTTCCCGACCCCGCCCCGAGAGGTCCTGATCGGCGACGCCGCAGCGTTCGTCGGCATCACTCCCCGCGCCATCCGCCACTACCACCAGTTCGGTCTGCTTCCGGAGCGCGAGCGGGGTGGCGACGGGCGCCGACGGTACGGCTACGAGGAGATCATCCGGCTGCTCTGGATCAGGCGAATGGCCGACGCGGGAATAGCCCTCGACGATATCCGCGACGCATTCGCTGGCGCCGCGCCGGGTGGCGTCGGGAACGGCGATGACGTCGCAGACGTGCTCGCGCGGCTCGAGGACACTCTCGCCGCCCAGGAGACCGAGCTGCGAAGGAAGCGTGCGTCTGTGCAACGCATGCGCACCCTCGGCAGTCGGCTGGGACTGCTCGACGACATCGTCTCCCACCGACTCGAGGCCGCACCCGAGGGCTCGCTGCGCCAGGCCGACCTCGACACCCTGTTGGTCACTGAACGAATCTTCGGTCCGCTCGGTGCCGTTATGCAGGCGGGCCGCTTCGTCGCGCTGGCTCTCGATCCTGCGCTGCGCGCCGAGTCCGACCGTGTCGACGCACGTGAGGAGGCGCTTGATGACACGGTCGCCGTCGACGACCCGCGGGTGGCGCAGGTGGCCGCCGAGCGGCATGCCTTCGAGACCGCGCTGATGCGGCTCATCGAGGAGTCCGGCCAGCTGGAGGAGGACGACGCCATCTTCGACGCCTGGGACGAGTCGCACCCGCCAGAGGCGGCCCGTCCGGTTCCCGACCCCGACACCGTAAGAAGCGCCGGAGCGAGGAGCGCGGCGGAGATCATCTGGAGTATGCCCTACGACTTCTCCCCGGCGCGCAATCGCAGCATGGAGCTGGCGGTGCAACTCGGCGCGGCGGCAGCGGCGACACCCTGA
- a CDS encoding SRPBCC family protein: protein MVSSFECVTRSSKPAAVMFDLARNIDAHTESQAASAERAVAGVTGGLIGLGQEVTWSARHFGVNFTLTSTVTEFEAPLRFVDEQTRGPFTSFHHEHRFEDTTNGSVMIDRIRFAAPFGAVGRLTEKLVLRRYLQKLIEDRGVFLAAQ, encoded by the coding sequence ATGGTGTCCTCTTTCGAATGCGTGACCCGCTCGAGCAAACCGGCCGCGGTGATGTTCGATCTGGCGAGGAACATCGACGCCCACACCGAGTCCCAGGCCGCCTCCGCGGAAAGAGCCGTGGCCGGAGTCACGGGTGGACTCATCGGGCTGGGGCAGGAGGTGACGTGGAGCGCTCGCCACTTCGGGGTCAACTTCACCCTGACGAGCACGGTCACCGAATTTGAAGCCCCGCTCCGCTTCGTCGACGAGCAGACCCGCGGTCCTTTCACGTCGTTTCACCACGAGCATCGCTTCGAGGACACGACGAACGGATCCGTGATGATCGACCGCATCCGCTTCGCCGCACCGTTCGGTGCGGTCGGTCGCCTTACAGAGAAGCTGGTTCTCAGGCGCTACCTGCAGAAACTCATCGAAGACCGCGGCGTCTTTCTAGCGGCGCAGTAA
- a CDS encoding ASCH domain-containing protein translates to MTDNTPHLVRFHRKHYDALVSGEKVTTVRWNESIRVGASIFVFDDHPTAAALEGYITVVRRYRLDELTAEQAHQPAATDMTRFGEQLRENYYPDLPDDAVVEVAELICVGKKLVHPKIVGR, encoded by the coding sequence GTGACTGACAACACTCCACACCTCGTTCGCTTTCATCGAAAGCACTACGACGCGCTCGTGAGCGGAGAGAAGGTCACCACGGTGCGGTGGAACGAATCGATAAGGGTCGGAGCATCCATATTCGTGTTCGATGACCATCCCACCGCCGCGGCACTCGAGGGGTACATCACCGTCGTGCGGCGGTATCGCCTCGACGAGCTCACAGCAGAGCAGGCGCATCAGCCGGCCGCAACCGACATGACACGGTTCGGCGAACAGCTTCGAGAGAACTACTACCCGGACCTGCCCGACGATGCGGTCGTCGAGGTCGCCGAACTGATCTGCGTCGGAAAGAAGCTCGTGCATCCCAAGATCGTCGGTCGCTGA
- a CDS encoding ABC-F family ATP-binding cassette domain-containing protein, giving the protein MTATLVAKGLAGGHAHRTLFSSLDLTVAPGDVVGVVGANGAGKSTLLRILAGIDAPLEGAVTLAPGDAFVGWLPQEHERVEGETVAAYVGRRTGTTLATAEMDAAAEALGETAPAASGAEDPADVYSAALERWLASGAADLDDRLPVVLAELGLSLSADALMTSLSGGQAARVGLAALLLSRFDIVLLDEPTNDLDLDGLERLESFIRGLRGGVVLVSHDREFLASSVTRVVELDLAQGSNRVYGGGYDSFLEERETAKRHAREEYDEFAEKKADLVGRARTQREWSSQGVRNAMKKSPDNDKIRRKAAAESSEKQAQKVRQMESRIARLDEVEEPRKEWQLQFTIGSAPRSSSVVSTLSAAVLHQGDFTLGPVSLQVDAGDRIGITGPNGAGKSTLLRLLLGRTEPDAGSASLGASVAIGEIDQARAVLAGADTLATSFEAQVPDWPVAEVRTLLAKFGLKADHVSRSVDELSPGERTRAGLALLQARGVNLLVLDEPTNHLDLVAIEQLEQALESYEGTLLLVTHDRRMLETVRLNRSWHVESGSVTER; this is encoded by the coding sequence ATGACCGCAACACTCGTGGCCAAGGGCCTGGCCGGAGGCCACGCTCACCGCACACTCTTCTCCTCACTCGATCTCACCGTCGCACCCGGCGACGTCGTCGGCGTCGTCGGCGCTAATGGCGCGGGCAAATCCACGCTGCTTCGCATTCTGGCCGGCATCGACGCGCCCCTCGAGGGCGCCGTCACGCTCGCCCCGGGCGATGCCTTCGTCGGCTGGCTGCCGCAGGAGCACGAGCGCGTCGAGGGGGAGACCGTGGCCGCGTACGTCGGCCGGCGCACCGGCACGACGCTGGCCACCGCCGAGATGGATGCGGCCGCCGAGGCGCTCGGGGAGACGGCGCCCGCCGCATCCGGTGCCGAAGACCCCGCCGACGTCTATTCGGCGGCGCTCGAGCGCTGGCTCGCCAGCGGTGCGGCCGACCTCGACGACCGGCTGCCGGTGGTGCTCGCCGAGCTCGGCCTCTCGCTGTCGGCGGATGCGCTGATGACCTCGCTCTCGGGCGGCCAGGCGGCCCGCGTCGGCCTCGCGGCGCTGCTGCTCTCTCGCTTCGACATCGTGCTGCTCGACGAGCCCACCAACGATCTCGATCTCGACGGGCTCGAGCGGCTGGAGTCGTTCATCCGGGGCCTGCGCGGGGGAGTCGTGCTCGTCAGTCACGACCGCGAGTTTCTGGCATCGAGCGTCACCCGCGTCGTCGAGCTCGATCTGGCGCAGGGCTCCAATCGGGTCTACGGCGGAGGGTACGACTCCTTTCTCGAGGAGCGCGAGACGGCGAAGCGGCACGCCCGCGAGGAGTACGACGAGTTCGCCGAGAAGAAGGCCGACCTCGTGGGCCGGGCGCGCACCCAGCGCGAGTGGTCGAGCCAGGGCGTGCGGAACGCGATGAAGAAGTCTCCCGACAATGACAAGATCCGCCGCAAGGCCGCCGCCGAGTCCAGCGAGAAGCAGGCGCAGAAGGTGCGGCAGATGGAGAGCCGGATCGCGCGGCTCGACGAGGTCGAGGAGCCGCGCAAGGAATGGCAGCTGCAGTTCACGATCGGCTCTGCGCCGCGTTCGAGCTCGGTGGTCTCGACGCTGTCGGCCGCGGTACTGCACCAGGGCGACTTCACCCTCGGGCCGGTCTCGCTGCAGGTCGACGCCGGCGACCGCATCGGCATCACCGGGCCGAACGGGGCCGGAAAGTCGACGCTGCTGCGGCTGCTGCTCGGTCGCACGGAGCCCGACGCGGGATCGGCCAGCCTCGGCGCGAGCGTGGCCATCGGCGAGATCGACCAGGCGCGGGCGGTGCTCGCGGGCGCCGACACCTTGGCCACGAGCTTCGAGGCGCAGGTGCCGGATTGGCCGGTGGCCGAGGTGCGCACGCTGCTCGCCAAGTTCGGGCTGAAGGCCGACCACGTGTCGCGCTCGGTCGACGAGCTGTCGCCCGGCGAGCGCACCCGCGCCGGGCTCGCGCTGCTGCAGGCGCGAGGCGTGAACCTGCTGGTGCTCGACGAGCCCACGAACCACCTCGACCTGGTGGCGATCGAGCAGCTCGAGCAGGCGCTTGAATCCTACGAGGGAACGCTGCTGCTGGTCACTCACGACCGCCGCATGCTCGAGACCGTGCGCCTGAATCGCAGCTGGCACGTCGAATCCGGCTCTGTGACCGAGCGGTAG